A single window of Candidatus Binatus sp. DNA harbors:
- a CDS encoding DHH family phosphoesterase: protein MDQAFTRQKIKELRAMVGEGDRVAIVLQDDPDPDAMASAMALRTLLGRNKQTTPLFAFKPVTRPENLTMEHLLEIEIQPADTEALRAFDKIAMVDVQPPYFGEKIPRADIVIDHHTGYPGGAAPFEDVRTKYGATATIMTEYLVTADEKISERLATALLYGIRSDTLALSRRVTDDDLLAFTRLVRLANYSMLRQIDRPELPLSFAHILARAMKRMVVKDRLVVLNLGPVERDDLIVQMADFCLQFEGVAWVAVAGKLGSKLVISVRNHGMSGDNAGEAVKNLFADIGSAGGHRNMSKAVIPLRAWRRREGTTHDSQIETRLRELFSAAIKGEAEAGAVRSAPARNGN, encoded by the coding sequence ATGGATCAGGCGTTCACCAGGCAGAAAATCAAGGAATTGCGCGCGATGGTCGGCGAAGGCGATCGGGTTGCGATCGTCTTGCAGGACGATCCCGATCCCGACGCGATGGCGAGCGCGATGGCGCTGCGCACGCTGCTCGGGCGCAACAAGCAGACCACGCCGCTGTTCGCGTTCAAGCCGGTGACGCGCCCGGAAAATCTCACCATGGAGCATCTGCTGGAGATCGAAATCCAGCCGGCCGATACGGAGGCGCTGCGCGCTTTCGACAAGATTGCGATGGTCGATGTGCAGCCGCCGTACTTCGGCGAGAAAATTCCGCGCGCCGATATCGTGATCGATCATCATACCGGCTACCCCGGCGGCGCCGCTCCGTTCGAGGACGTGCGCACGAAATACGGCGCGACTGCGACGATCATGACCGAGTACCTGGTCACGGCTGACGAAAAAATCAGCGAGCGGCTGGCGACTGCGCTGCTCTACGGAATTCGCAGCGACACTTTGGCGTTGTCGCGCCGCGTGACCGACGACGACCTGCTAGCGTTCACCCGTCTGGTTCGGCTGGCCAACTACAGTATGCTCCGGCAGATCGATCGTCCCGAGCTGCCGCTGAGCTTCGCGCACATTTTGGCGCGCGCGATGAAACGGATGGTGGTCAAGGACCGCCTGGTGGTGCTCAATCTCGGCCCGGTCGAGCGCGACGACTTGATCGTGCAGATGGCGGACTTCTGCCTGCAGTTCGAGGGCGTGGCGTGGGTGGCGGTCGCGGGCAAGCTCGGCAGCAAACTGGTGATAAGCGTGCGCAACCACGGCATGAGCGGCGACAACGCGGGCGAGGCGGTGAAGAATCTGTTCGCCGATATCGGCAGCGCCGGCGGGCATCGCAACATGTCCAAAGCGGTGATCCCGCTGCGAGCATGGCGGCGGCGCGAGGGCACTACCCATGACTCGCAAATCGAAACGCGGCTGCGCGAGTTGTTCAGCGCGGCGATCAAGGGCGAGGCCGAAGCCGGCGCGGTTCGCAGCGCGCCCGCCCGCAACGGCAACTGA
- a CDS encoding MFS transporter yields MSPRLFKISPLEFLAPMIVGCALFMEMLDSTVISTALPVMAKSLGEDPIKLNLAITSYLLSLAVFIPISGWMADRFGARTVFRAAIVIFTIGSILCGVSQSLHQLVAARIAQGFGGAMMVPVGRLIVLKTVAKSELVTAMSYLTVPAVLGPVVGPPIGGFIVTYYSWRWIFFINVPIGAIGITLITWYIPNIREDAVVPLDWRGFLLTGLGLAGLVFGFESIGRGVISPSIIMCVMAAGGICMALYILHAKRIDYPIIDLGLMKIPTFNAATLGGGLFRMGIGALPFLLAMLLQVVFGLSPFASGMLTFASAAGALFMKMTATPIIRRLGFRSVLIGNGVLSAFIMMSYALFRSTTPHFVIILALLTGGFFRSLQFTALGSLAYADVSNAMMSGASSLSSMAQQLFLSLGVAIGAMVLHMSMGARSAAHLSVHDFTPAFMVMGVLALLSSLLFIPLEYHAGAEVSGRRAGVELARTARTVPQAD; encoded by the coding sequence ATGAGTCCGAGGCTGTTCAAAATTTCCCCGCTCGAATTTCTGGCGCCGATGATCGTCGGCTGCGCGCTGTTCATGGAGATGCTCGACTCGACGGTCATCTCGACCGCGCTGCCGGTGATGGCCAAGTCGCTGGGCGAGGATCCGATCAAGCTGAACCTCGCGATCACCTCCTACCTGCTGAGCCTGGCCGTTTTTATTCCGATCAGCGGCTGGATGGCGGATCGATTCGGCGCGCGCACGGTGTTTCGCGCCGCGATCGTGATCTTCACGATCGGTTCAATCCTCTGCGGAGTGTCGCAATCGCTGCACCAACTGGTCGCCGCGCGTATTGCGCAGGGCTTCGGCGGGGCGATGATGGTGCCGGTCGGCCGTTTGATCGTTCTGAAGACCGTGGCCAAGTCCGAGCTGGTAACCGCGATGTCTTATTTGACCGTGCCGGCGGTGCTGGGACCCGTGGTCGGGCCGCCGATCGGCGGGTTCATCGTGACCTATTATTCGTGGCGCTGGATTTTCTTCATCAACGTGCCGATCGGCGCGATCGGGATCACGCTGATCACCTGGTACATCCCCAACATCCGCGAGGATGCGGTCGTCCCGCTCGACTGGCGGGGCTTTCTGCTTACCGGGCTGGGACTGGCGGGTCTGGTGTTCGGCTTCGAGTCGATCGGCCGCGGCGTCATTTCCCCCAGTATCATCATGTGCGTGATGGCCGCCGGCGGCATCTGCATGGCGCTCTATATCCTGCACGCCAAGCGGATTGACTATCCGATCATCGACCTGGGGTTGATGAAAATCCCGACCTTCAACGCGGCCACGCTGGGCGGCGGACTTTTTCGGATGGGCATCGGCGCGCTGCCGTTTTTATTGGCGATGCTGCTGCAGGTGGTTTTCGGACTCAGCCCGTTCGCATCGGGAATGCTGACGTTCGCCAGCGCCGCGGGCGCCTTGTTCATGAAGATGACGGCGACGCCGATCATCCGGCGGCTGGGTTTTCGCTCGGTGCTGATCGGCAACGGCGTGCTCAGCGCTTTCATCATGATGAGTTACGCACTGTTCCGCTCGACCACGCCTCACTTCGTCATCATCTTGGCGCTGCTGACCGGAGGATTCTTCCGCTCGCTTCAATTCACCGCGCTGGGCAGCCTGGCCTATGCCGACGTGTCCAACGCGATGATGAGCGGCGCGAGCAGCCTGTCGAGCATGGCGCAGCAACTGTTTTTGAGCCTGGGTGTGGCGATAGGCGCGATGGTGCTGCACATGAGCATGGGCGCGCGCAGCGCGGCCCATCTGTCGGTGCATGATTTCACCCCGGCCTTTATGGTCATGGGAGTCCTCGCGCTGCTGTCGTCGCTGCTTTTCATCCCGCTGGAGTATCATGCCGGCGCTGAAGTGAGCGGGCGGCGGGCCGGCGTCGAGCTTGCTCGCACGGCCCGGACAGTTCCGCAAGCGGATTGA
- a CDS encoding HPr family phosphocarrier protein, protein MLVNAAEATVEVRNRLGLHLRAASALAQTAAKFASQVMIGRGKNLVNAKSMTSLMMLGAAQGSRLKVRAEGADAREALKAVQTLFDERFGEE, encoded by the coding sequence ATGCTCGTGAATGCGGCGGAGGCGACCGTGGAGGTCAGGAACCGGCTCGGACTTCATCTGCGCGCCGCATCCGCGCTGGCGCAGACGGCCGCGAAATTCGCCTCGCAGGTCATGATTGGCCGGGGCAAGAACCTGGTCAACGCCAAGAGCATGACCAGCCTGATGATGCTGGGCGCCGCCCAGGGCTCCAGGCTCAAGGTCCGCGCCGAAGGGGCCGACGCGCGCGAGGCTCTCAAAGCCGTGCAGACGTTGTTCGACGAGCGCTTCGGCGAGGAATGA
- the metK gene encoding methionine adenosyltransferase — MPLKDFLFTSESVSEGHPDKMCDQISDAVLDALIAEDPDSRVALESLAKTGLIVLAGEITSRARPDYVKIARQTAVEIGYDSADVGFDGNRCAVLTAIEPQSADISQGVTEGQGLHKEQGAGDQGLMFGFACDETPEAMPLPIAMAHRLMENLTKLRKTRQLDFLRPDSKSQVTVRYADSRPVEVTAVVISTQHSPDVKYERIRESVIEELIKKTIPEQYLTRATVYHVNPTGSFIIGGPHGDCGLTGRKIIVDTYGGYGRHGGGAFSGKDPSKVDRSACYMARHVAKNVVAAGLATKCEIQVAYAIGVAEPVSILIDTFDTGIVPQSKLSATLRELFDFRPAGIIKTLNLKRPIYQPTAAYGHFGRTPHDGLFPWERVDMAETLRSAFGLDGRG; from the coding sequence ATGCCGCTTAAGGATTTCCTGTTCACCTCCGAGTCGGTCTCCGAAGGCCATCCGGACAAAATGTGCGATCAGATTTCAGACGCCGTGCTCGACGCGCTCATCGCCGAGGACCCCGACTCGCGCGTCGCGCTCGAGTCGCTCGCCAAGACCGGGCTTATCGTGCTGGCCGGCGAGATAACCAGCCGCGCACGCCCCGACTATGTGAAAATCGCGCGGCAGACCGCGGTCGAAATCGGGTACGACAGCGCCGACGTGGGTTTCGACGGCAACCGGTGCGCGGTGCTGACCGCGATCGAGCCGCAGTCGGCCGATATCTCGCAGGGTGTCACCGAGGGGCAAGGCCTGCACAAGGAACAGGGCGCGGGCGATCAGGGCCTGATGTTCGGTTTCGCGTGCGACGAGACGCCGGAGGCGATGCCGTTGCCGATCGCGATGGCGCATCGGCTGATGGAAAATCTGACCAAGCTGCGCAAAACCCGTCAGCTCGATTTTCTGCGTCCCGACTCGAAGAGCCAGGTCACGGTGCGCTACGCCGACAGCCGGCCGGTCGAAGTGACGGCGGTCGTCATCTCGACGCAGCATTCGCCCGACGTCAAATACGAAAGAATCCGCGAGTCGGTGATCGAGGAATTGATCAAGAAAACGATTCCCGAACAGTACCTGACCCGCGCCACCGTCTATCACGTCAACCCCACCGGCAGCTTCATCATCGGCGGACCGCATGGCGATTGCGGGCTCACCGGGCGCAAAATCATCGTCGATACCTACGGCGGCTACGGCCGTCACGGCGGCGGCGCGTTCTCGGGCAAGGACCCGAGCAAGGTCGATCGCTCGGCCTGCTACATGGCGCGTCACGTGGCCAAGAATGTTGTCGCGGCGGGACTGGCCACGAAATGCGAAATCCAGGTTGCCTACGCGATCGGCGTCGCCGAGCCGGTCTCGATACTCATCGATACCTTCGACACCGGCATTGTGCCCCAGAGCAAACTCTCAGCCACGCTGCGCGAGCTGTTCGATTTCCGGCCCGCCGGAATCATCAAGACGCTGAACTTGAAGCGCCCGATCTATCAGCCGACCGCCGCCTACGGGCATTTCGGCCGCACCCCGCATGACGGGCTGTTCCCGTGGGAGCGGGTCGATATGGCCGAGACTCTGCGCAGCGCGTTCGGGCTCGACGGCCGCGGCTGA
- the ahcY gene encoding adenosylhomocysteinase yields MAKTARKARAISKSHANGNGRDFDVHELGLAEAGRKRIEWADKQMPVLRRLRERFAKELPLKGQRLGACLHITCETANLLRALKAGGAEVLACASNPLSTQDDVAAALVDQYGIPTFAIHGEDRDTYYGHLRAVLERRPTITMDDGADLVSLLHTEFAGHAAGVKASMEETTTGVIRLRAMAKDGALKIPVVAVNDAQTKHLFDNRYGTGQSTLDGIIRATGVLIAGSVVVVAGYGYCGRGIASRARGLGADVIVTEVDAIRALEAAMDGFRVMKMVEAAKVGDIFITATGDKHVLTSAHFGLMKDGAFLSNSGHFDIEIDVAYLNDAAKKIDRDVTRNIDAYHLSNGRIVYLLGEGRLVNLACAEGHPAQVMDMSFATQAMASEWVAKGAQLAVKVHEVPVEIEEEIAGVKLAAMSLKIDTLTAEQRKYLASWESGT; encoded by the coding sequence ATGGCCAAGACGGCAAGAAAGGCCAGGGCAATTTCTAAATCCCACGCCAACGGAAACGGCCGCGACTTCGACGTGCACGAGCTTGGACTCGCCGAGGCCGGACGCAAGCGGATCGAATGGGCCGACAAGCAGATGCCCGTGCTGCGGCGGCTGCGCGAGCGATTCGCGAAAGAACTGCCGCTCAAGGGCCAGCGGCTGGGCGCCTGCCTGCATATCACCTGCGAGACCGCCAACCTGCTGCGCGCCCTCAAGGCGGGCGGGGCCGAAGTGCTCGCCTGCGCGTCCAACCCGCTCTCAACGCAGGATGACGTGGCGGCGGCGCTCGTCGATCAGTACGGCATCCCCACCTTTGCCATCCACGGCGAAGATCGCGACACCTACTACGGCCATCTGCGCGCCGTGCTCGAACGCCGTCCGACGATCACGATGGACGACGGCGCCGACCTGGTCAGCCTGCTTCACACCGAGTTCGCCGGCCATGCCGCCGGCGTCAAGGCGAGCATGGAGGAAACGACCACGGGAGTAATCCGGCTGCGGGCGATGGCCAAGGATGGCGCGCTCAAGATTCCGGTGGTCGCGGTCAACGACGCACAGACCAAGCATCTGTTCGACAATCGTTATGGCACCGGGCAGTCCACGCTTGACGGGATCATCCGCGCTACCGGTGTTCTGATCGCGGGTTCGGTCGTGGTGGTGGCGGGCTACGGCTATTGCGGCCGCGGTATCGCGTCACGCGCGCGCGGGCTTGGCGCCGACGTAATCGTCACGGAAGTCGACGCGATACGCGCGCTGGAAGCCGCGATGGACGGATTCCGGGTGATGAAGATGGTCGAGGCAGCGAAAGTCGGCGATATTTTCATCACCGCGACCGGCGACAAGCACGTGCTCACTTCCGCGCATTTCGGCCTGATGAAGGATGGCGCGTTCCTGAGCAACTCGGGCCATTTCGATATCGAGATCGACGTCGCTTACCTCAACGACGCCGCGAAAAAGATCGATCGCGACGTCACCCGCAACATCGACGCATACCATTTGTCCAACGGGCGCATCGTCTATCTCCTGGGCGAGGGCCGGCTGGTTAACCTCGCGTGCGCCGAAGGCCATCCCGCGCAGGTCATGGACATGAGTTTCGCGACGCAGGCGATGGCGTCGGAGTGGGTGGCAAAGGGCGCGCAGCTCGCGGTCAAGGTTCACGAGGTACCGGTCGAGATCGAGGAGGAAATCGCCGGCGTGAAGCTGGCCGCGATGAGCCTCAAGATCGATACGCTGACCGCCGAGCAGCGCAAATACCTGGCAAGCTGGGAATCCGGCACCTAG
- a CDS encoding transcriptional regulator → MEIKPIRSELDYERALREIERLWGAKEGTLEEDRLDVLATLAEAYERKHFPIDAPDPIEAIRFRLEQEGLDPRALVGVIGGRSRVYEVMKRKRALSLEMIRRLHERFGIPAEVLIRPIRAGRRRRAASAG, encoded by the coding sequence ATGGAGATTAAACCGATTCGGAGCGAGCTGGACTACGAGCGGGCGCTGCGGGAGATCGAGCGTCTGTGGGGCGCCAAAGAAGGAACTCTAGAAGAAGACAGGCTCGACGTGCTCGCGACTCTGGCGGAAGCCTATGAGCGCAAGCATTTTCCGATCGATGCGCCCGACCCGATTGAGGCGATCCGATTCCGGCTCGAACAGGAGGGACTCGACCCGCGGGCATTGGTGGGGGTGATCGGTGGCCGCAGCCGAGTGTACGAGGTTATGAAGCGCAAGCGTGCGCTGTCGCTGGAGATGATCCGCCGCTTGCATGAACGCTTCGGGATACCCGCCGAAGTGTTGATTCGCCCCATCCGCGCCGGCCGTCGCCGCCGCGCTGCGTCAGCCGGCTAG
- a CDS encoding type II toxin-antitoxin system HigB family toxin has product MSQLSGDESKAIASRNAIEGLSQPQRAGCSRFGNDATLLTVRVLARRTLLRFVESLKGQQGQKAVKGALDAWFHEAQRAEWRSPADVKRNYGAASIVGSDRVVFNIKGNDYRLVTAINYRRQIIFIKWIGPHRDYDEIDARTVQYGD; this is encoded by the coding sequence TTGAGCCAGCTCTCGGGCGATGAATCGAAGGCGATAGCGAGCCGCAACGCCATCGAGGGGCTGTCGCAACCTCAGCGCGCAGGTTGTTCCCGCTTCGGGAACGATGCTACGCTGTTGACGGTGCGGGTGCTAGCACGACGAACCCTGCTGCGGTTTGTGGAGTCGCTAAAGGGGCAGCAGGGTCAAAAGGCGGTGAAGGGGGCGCTCGATGCGTGGTTTCACGAAGCGCAGCGCGCCGAGTGGCGCAGCCCAGCCGACGTGAAGCGCAACTATGGTGCGGCCAGCATCGTCGGCAGCGACCGTGTGGTTTTCAACATCAAGGGAAACGATTACAGGCTGGTGACCGCGATCAACTATCGTCGCCAGATCATTTTCATCAAATGGATCGGGCCGCACCGGGACTACGATGAGATCGACGCAAGGACGGTCCAGTATGGAGATTAA
- a CDS encoding TVP38/TMEM64 family protein, with protein sequence MAAVNPIGTRAPKPSANGSRLMNVVKIAVIAILLGGSIWLLIAHSEWFTNPALVKAQVIQWGAWGPVVYMLLYAVGPSFLVPGAVMTIAGGLAFGTKWGSVYSLIGGDAGALIAFAAGRFLGKSFVERIVGERFESMLRRIAKHGFQIILYLRMVPVIPYNALNLLAGASPITFHDYFWATMIGMIPGTILFAFLGDALWHPLSLRFVLALLLIGASVGCGEIYRRWSRVKIDQ encoded by the coding sequence ATGGCCGCCGTCAATCCAATCGGGACTCGAGCACCCAAGCCGAGCGCAAACGGCTCGAGGCTGATGAACGTCGTGAAGATCGCGGTAATCGCGATCCTGCTTGGCGGCTCGATCTGGCTTCTGATTGCGCACTCCGAATGGTTCACCAATCCCGCCTTGGTCAAAGCCCAGGTAATTCAGTGGGGCGCGTGGGGGCCGGTCGTTTATATGCTGCTGTACGCGGTGGGGCCGTCGTTCCTGGTGCCCGGCGCGGTGATGACTATCGCGGGCGGACTGGCGTTTGGCACCAAATGGGGTTCGGTGTACTCGCTCATCGGCGGCGATGCGGGCGCGCTGATTGCGTTTGCAGCGGGAAGGTTTCTCGGCAAGTCGTTCGTCGAGCGGATCGTCGGCGAGCGATTCGAGTCGATGCTGCGCCGGATCGCCAAGCACGGCTTCCAGATAATCCTTTACCTGCGGATGGTCCCCGTGATTCCGTACAACGCGCTGAACCTGCTGGCAGGGGCGTCTCCGATCACCTTTCACGACTACTTCTGGGCGACGATGATCGGCATGATTCCGGGCACGATCCTGTTCGCCTTTTTGGGCGACGCGCTATGGCATCCGCTCTCGCTGAGGTTCGTCCTTGCGCTGTTGCTGATCGGCGCGTCGGTCGGATGCGGTGAGATCTACCGCCGCTGGTCGCGCGTCAAAATCGACCAGTAG
- a CDS encoding SDR family NAD(P)-dependent oxidoreductase, producing MNELPDKVAIITGGGYGIGKQIALKYGAAGAKIVIAARSIEPMKQTCAELERVGARAIYLSTDVSKEADCAKMAGETLKAFGRIDILVNNAGISGPTKRITDMSLAEWQETLDIDLTGTWLATRAVLPVMDQQGSGNIINISSGAGRRGFPMRSPYAAAKWAMIGLTQTVAGEWGQRGIRCNCICPGAIEGERIERVMRARAEALKRPYEQIRDQFVAQAAMNRMATEEEVARVALFLALELSAGVTGQTMNVDCGSIMN from the coding sequence ATGAACGAACTCCCGGATAAAGTCGCAATCATCACCGGCGGCGGCTACGGAATCGGCAAACAGATCGCGCTGAAGTACGGAGCAGCCGGCGCGAAAATTGTAATCGCGGCGCGTTCGATCGAACCGATGAAGCAGACCTGCGCCGAACTCGAGCGCGTCGGCGCCCGCGCGATTTACCTGAGCACCGACGTCTCCAAGGAAGCCGACTGCGCAAAGATGGCCGGCGAGACGCTGAAGGCATTCGGCCGCATCGACATTCTCGTCAACAACGCCGGTATCTCGGGGCCGACCAAGCGGATCACCGATATGTCGCTCGCCGAATGGCAGGAGACGCTCGATATCGACTTGACCGGAACGTGGCTCGCGACTCGCGCCGTGCTGCCGGTAATGGACCAGCAGGGCTCCGGCAACATCATCAACATCTCGTCGGGCGCGGGACGGCGCGGTTTTCCGATGCGCTCGCCGTACGCGGCGGCGAAGTGGGCAATGATCGGGCTGACGCAGACGGTGGCCGGCGAATGGGGTCAGCGTGGAATCCGATGCAACTGCATTTGCCCCGGCGCAATCGAGGGCGAACGAATCGAGCGCGTGATGCGCGCGCGGGCCGAGGCCCTCAAGCGACCGTACGAGCAAATACGCGATCAGTTCGTGGCGCAGGCCGCGATGAACAGAATGGCGACGGAGGAGGAAGTCGCGCGCGTCGCGCTATTCCTCGCGCTCGAGTTGTCGGCGGGAGTCACCGGTCAGACGATGAACGTCGATTGCGGCAGCATCATGAACTAG
- the rapZ gene encoding RNase adapter RapZ: MSSPQPPRLIIVTGVSGSGRASAMRVLEDLGFYCVDNLPVALAPNVAMLAAGRDPALRGVALGVDSRERLFFPQWPRVFAELDAAGIRPEVIFVDASDDVLARRYSESRRPHPMAASGATVAESIRRERLALAEMRERADRVIDTTALTVHELREVVTAAVLGAGAGSRMSISIVSFGYKYGLPVGMDVVLDVRFIPNPFFVHELRPLTGLDPRVREYVMAQPESQRFIDEFGRLLDFLIPLYRREGKSYLTVGLGCTGGRHRSPVLARELMKRIESGGFESSVRDNDIAR; this comes from the coding sequence ATGAGCTCACCTCAGCCACCTCGCCTGATAATAGTTACCGGTGTCTCAGGATCGGGACGCGCATCTGCGATGCGCGTGCTCGAGGACCTCGGCTTCTACTGCGTCGATAATCTCCCGGTTGCGCTGGCGCCCAATGTCGCGATGCTCGCCGCGGGACGCGATCCCGCTCTACGGGGCGTCGCGCTCGGGGTGGACTCGCGCGAGCGGCTGTTCTTCCCGCAATGGCCGCGGGTATTCGCGGAACTCGATGCCGCCGGAATCCGTCCCGAAGTGATTTTTGTTGACGCGTCCGACGACGTGCTCGCGCGCCGCTACTCTGAGAGCCGCCGGCCGCATCCGATGGCTGCAAGCGGAGCGACTGTCGCCGAGAGCATTCGCCGCGAACGTCTTGCGCTGGCCGAGATGCGCGAGCGGGCCGACCGGGTGATCGATACGACCGCGCTCACGGTCCACGAACTGCGCGAGGTGGTCACCGCGGCCGTGCTGGGCGCGGGCGCGGGATCCAGGATGTCGATATCGATAGTTTCTTTTGGTTACAAATACGGATTGCCGGTCGGAATGGACGTCGTGCTCGACGTGCGGTTTATTCCCAATCCGTTCTTTGTCCACGAGTTGCGGCCGCTCACCGGATTGGACCCGCGCGTGCGCGAGTACGTGATGGCGCAGCCGGAGTCGCAGCGCTTTATCGACGAGTTCGGCCGTCTTTTGGATTTTCTGATTCCGCTGTATCGGCGCGAAGGCAAGAGTTATCTGACGGTTGGTCTCGGATGCACCGGCGGACGGCATCGCTCACCCGTGCTCGCGCGCGAGCTGATGAAGCGGATCGAGAGCGGCGGCTTCGAGAGCAGCGTGCGCGACAATGACATCGCGCGTTAG
- a CDS encoding PTS sugar transporter subunit IIA, with translation MKITDILSPDMAIADLKGATKPEVLNELAKALAAKYKEIKLADLTAVLAERERLGSTAIGDGIAIPHGKLRGVTKIIGVFGRHAQGVDFDSLDGGPSQLFFMLVAPEDSASLHLKALARVSRLLKDGAFRSRLLAAKDSAELYSLIKEEDNKY, from the coding sequence ATGAAAATTACCGATATCCTCAGCCCTGACATGGCCATTGCCGACTTGAAGGGCGCCACCAAGCCCGAGGTCTTGAATGAACTGGCCAAAGCGCTGGCCGCCAAGTACAAGGAGATTAAGCTTGCTGACCTGACCGCGGTGCTGGCCGAGCGCGAGCGGCTGGGCTCGACGGCGATCGGCGACGGAATCGCAATCCCGCACGGCAAGCTGCGCGGCGTGACCAAGATAATCGGAGTGTTCGGCCGCCATGCCCAGGGAGTCGATTTCGATTCGCTTGACGGCGGCCCGTCGCAACTGTTCTTCATGCTGGTCGCGCCGGAGGATTCCGCCAGCCTGCATCTGAAAGCCCTTGCGCGCGTGTCGCGATTGCTTAAGGACGGGGCTTTTCGAAGCCGCCTGCTCGCGGCCAAGGACAGCGCCGAGCTGTATTCCCTGATCAAGGAAGAAGACAACAAGTACTGA
- the hpf gene encoding ribosome hibernation-promoting factor, HPF/YfiA family, producing the protein MSKIDKQGKRGRATARKVRRAARIADAPATQVTVTFRHVEPSDALRLYAERKFAHVGKLIKRTCQAHLILTVDKYRQHGEVTVKSGRLSVSAQEETKDLYSVIDLLADKVGRQLKKHLEKFKAKKVRSPSTGEVLSAGEET; encoded by the coding sequence ATGAGTAAAATCGATAAACAGGGAAAGCGCGGCCGGGCGACGGCCCGAAAGGTGCGGCGCGCGGCGCGGATCGCCGACGCCCCCGCGACTCAAGTGACGGTGACGTTTCGTCACGTCGAGCCATCCGATGCGCTCCGGCTGTACGCGGAACGAAAATTCGCGCACGTTGGCAAATTGATCAAACGCACCTGCCAGGCTCATCTGATTCTCACGGTTGACAAATACCGGCAGCACGGCGAAGTTACCGTCAAATCAGGGCGCCTGTCGGTGAGCGCGCAGGAAGAAACCAAGGATCTTTACTCGGTGATCGATCTGCTCGCGGACAAGGTCGGACGCCAACTGAAGAAGCACCTGGAAAAATTCAAGGCGAAGAAAGTCAGGTCGCCCTCGACCGGCGAGGTGCTTAGCGCCGGCGAGGAAACTTGA